Proteins encoded by one window of Serratia nevei:
- the yegD gene encoding molecular chaperone: protein MFIGFDYGTANCSVAVMRDHGPELLTLENNEPYLPSMLCAPTREAVSECLHRHWQVPTGSEENQQLLRRAISYNREEDIPVGGDSVLFGLQALAHYMEDPEEVYFVRSPKSFLGANGLKPQQIALFEDLVCAMMFHIKRQAENVLQAGIDQAVIGRPINFQGIGGEEANRQAQGILQRAAERAGFKEIEFQFEPVAAGLDFEATLSEEQTVLVVDIGGGTTDCSVLLMGPQWRDRADRQQSLLGHSGCRVGGNDLDIMLAFKQLMPLFGLGGETGKGIALPALPYWNAVATNDVPAQNDFYSAANGRVLRDLILDAAEPEKVKRLLKVYQQRLSYRLVRAAEESKIALSGQTAISAPLSFVQADLAESISQDQLADAISQPLMRIQEQVSAALASSQTAPQVIYLTGGSARSPLLRAALQQQLPGIPIVGGNDFGSVTAGLARWAQTLFR from the coding sequence ATGTTTATTGGATTCGACTATGGGACAGCCAACTGTTCCGTCGCGGTGATGCGCGACCACGGCCCCGAGCTGCTGACGCTGGAAAACAACGAGCCGTATCTGCCTTCGATGCTGTGCGCGCCGACCCGCGAAGCGGTGAGCGAGTGCCTGCACCGCCACTGGCAGGTACCGACCGGCAGCGAAGAAAACCAGCAGCTGCTGCGCCGCGCCATCAGTTACAACCGCGAAGAAGACATTCCGGTCGGCGGCGACAGCGTGCTGTTCGGCCTGCAGGCGCTGGCGCACTACATGGAAGATCCGGAAGAGGTGTACTTCGTGCGCTCGCCGAAGTCCTTCCTCGGCGCCAACGGCCTGAAGCCGCAGCAGATCGCCCTGTTCGAAGACCTGGTCTGCGCCATGATGTTCCACATCAAACGCCAGGCGGAAAACGTGCTGCAGGCCGGTATCGATCAAGCGGTGATCGGCCGACCGATCAACTTCCAGGGCATCGGCGGCGAAGAGGCCAACCGGCAGGCGCAGGGCATTTTGCAGCGCGCCGCCGAACGCGCCGGTTTCAAAGAGATTGAATTCCAGTTCGAGCCGGTGGCGGCAGGGCTGGACTTCGAGGCGACGCTGAGCGAAGAGCAAACCGTGCTGGTGGTGGACATCGGCGGCGGCACCACCGACTGCTCGGTGCTGCTGATGGGCCCGCAGTGGCGCGACCGCGCCGATCGTCAGCAGAGCCTGCTGGGCCACAGCGGCTGCCGGGTCGGCGGTAACGATCTGGACATCATGTTGGCCTTCAAACAGCTGATGCCGCTGTTCGGCCTGGGCGGCGAAACCGGGAAAGGCATCGCCCTGCCGGCGCTGCCTTACTGGAACGCGGTGGCGACCAACGACGTACCGGCGCAAAACGACTTCTACAGCGCCGCCAATGGCCGCGTGCTGCGCGATCTGATCCTCGACGCGGCGGAGCCGGAAAAGGTCAAACGCCTGCTGAAAGTGTACCAGCAGCGCCTGAGTTACCGGCTGGTACGCGCGGCCGAAGAGAGTAAGATAGCCCTGTCAGGCCAAACCGCCATCAGCGCGCCGCTCAGCTTCGTCCAGGCCGATCTGGCGGAAAGCATCAGCCAGGATCAGCTCGCCGACGCCATCTCACAGCCGTTGATGCGCATCCAGGAGCAGGTCAGCGCCGCGTTGGCCAGCAGCCAGACCGCGCCGCAGGTGATCTACCTGACCGGCGGCAGCGCGCGTTCGCCGCTGCTGCGCGCCGCGCTGCAACAGCAGCTGCCGGGCATTCCGATCGTCGGCGGCAACGACTTCGGCTCGGTCACCGCCGGGCTGGCGCGCTGGGCGCAAACGCTGTTCCGTTGA
- a CDS encoding GNAT family N-acetyltransferase: MSTILTLDSDRLRLRPWRDDDLPAFAALNADPQVMRYFPATMTAEESHAQAERIRAFMQQHGWGLWAVEVKGGAPFIGFVGLARPGDDLPCSPCVEIGWRLAAAHWGNGYAAEAARAALACAFDTLHLPEVVSFTAEDNQPSRRVMERIGMHFDGETFLHPRLPAGHPLQKHVLYRLNRQTWRERRGD; the protein is encoded by the coding sequence ATGTCAACCATCCTTACCCTCGACAGCGACAGGCTGCGGCTGCGCCCCTGGCGCGACGACGATCTGCCGGCCTTCGCCGCGCTTAACGCCGATCCGCAGGTGATGCGCTATTTCCCGGCGACGATGACGGCCGAAGAAAGCCACGCGCAGGCCGAACGCATCCGCGCCTTCATGCAGCAACATGGCTGGGGGCTATGGGCGGTGGAAGTGAAAGGCGGCGCGCCCTTTATCGGTTTTGTCGGGCTGGCGCGGCCGGGCGACGATCTGCCTTGCTCCCCCTGCGTGGAGATCGGTTGGCGGCTGGCGGCGGCCCACTGGGGCAACGGCTACGCCGCTGAAGCGGCACGCGCTGCGCTGGCGTGTGCCTTCGACACGCTGCACTTGCCGGAAGTGGTGTCCTTCACCGCCGAAGATAACCAGCCGTCACGCCGGGTGATGGAGCGCATCGGCATGCACTTTGACGGCGAAACCTTCCTGCACCCACGCCTGCCGGCGGGGCACCCGCTGCAAAAACATGTCTTGTACCGGCTGAACCGGCAAACGTGGCGCGAACGCCGCGGCGATTAA
- a CDS encoding pyridoxamine 5'-phosphate oxidase family protein gives MSGDTINDLATLEQLYGKPGAPSVFKEVSYIHPAYRPFIEAAPFAALSTVGPDGMDVSPRGDPAGFLHIEDEKTLLLPDRRGNNRIDSLRNILHDNRVALLLLIPGIGETLRINGRAEIVVAPAVLQRFAHRNQLPRSVLRIRVEAVFFQCSRAILRSGLWEEGSRLERSALPSPGHILAAVSQTRFDGEEYDQALPQRLKDTLY, from the coding sequence ATGTCTGGTGATACCATCAACGACCTCGCGACGCTGGAACAGCTGTACGGCAAACCCGGCGCCCCCTCGGTTTTTAAAGAAGTCAGCTATATCCACCCGGCGTACCGCCCGTTTATCGAGGCGGCGCCGTTTGCCGCCCTCTCGACGGTCGGGCCGGACGGCATGGATGTCTCGCCGCGCGGCGATCCGGCCGGTTTTCTCCACATCGAAGACGAGAAAACCCTGCTGCTGCCGGATAGGCGCGGCAATAACCGCATCGATAGCCTGCGCAATATTCTGCACGACAACCGGGTGGCGCTGCTGCTGCTGATCCCTGGCATCGGCGAAACGCTGCGGATTAACGGGCGGGCGGAGATCGTGGTGGCGCCGGCGGTGCTGCAGCGCTTCGCCCACCGCAATCAGCTGCCGCGTTCGGTGTTGCGCATTCGGGTGGAGGCGGTGTTCTTCCAGTGCAGCCGGGCGATCTTGCGTTCGGGACTTTGGGAAGAGGGCAGCCGCCTCGAACGTTCGGCGCTGCCCAGCCCCGGCCATATTTTGGCCGCGGTGAGCCAAACGCGCTTCGACGGTGAGGAGTACGACCAGGCGCTGCCGCAGCGGCTGAAGGATACGCTGTATTAA
- a CDS encoding aldo/keto reductase: MSKKQLGRSGIQVPALTFGGNVFGWTADQATSFSLLDALVDNQLNFIDTADVYSSWAPGNRGGESETVIGEWLKKSGKRDQVIIATKVGKPMGEGKQGLSPRYIQQAVEDSLRRLQTDYIDLYQSHDDDRDTPLEETLAAFDALIKAGKVRAIGASNYQADRLEEALRVSESNGLARYETLQPEYNLYAREGYEAELEGVAQRHGLGVINFFALASGFLTGKYRSKADEGKSQRGDRIVERYLNPRGFRILAALDQVAGKHGTSPAQVSLAWLIARPSITAPIVSATSLPQLDELVSATHLTLDADDIQALNHASAG; encoded by the coding sequence ATGAGCAAAAAACAACTGGGCCGTTCGGGCATTCAGGTGCCGGCGTTGACCTTCGGCGGCAACGTGTTCGGCTGGACGGCAGATCAAGCGACCTCTTTCAGCCTGTTGGATGCGCTGGTGGACAATCAGCTCAACTTTATCGACACCGCCGACGTTTATTCCAGCTGGGCGCCGGGCAATCGGGGAGGCGAATCGGAAACCGTCATCGGCGAATGGCTCAAGAAGAGCGGCAAGCGCGACCAGGTGATCATCGCCACCAAGGTGGGCAAACCGATGGGCGAAGGCAAACAGGGGCTATCGCCGCGCTATATTCAGCAGGCGGTGGAGGATTCGCTGCGCCGCCTGCAAACCGATTATATCGATCTTTACCAATCGCACGACGATGACCGCGATACGCCGTTGGAAGAGACGCTGGCGGCGTTCGATGCGCTGATCAAGGCCGGCAAGGTGCGGGCGATTGGCGCCTCCAACTATCAGGCGGATCGCCTGGAAGAAGCGCTGCGGGTGAGCGAAAGCAACGGATTGGCGCGCTACGAAACCCTGCAGCCGGAATACAATCTGTATGCGCGCGAAGGGTATGAAGCCGAGCTGGAAGGCGTGGCGCAGCGCCATGGTCTCGGGGTGATCAACTTCTTCGCGCTGGCCAGCGGTTTCCTGACCGGCAAATACCGCAGCAAAGCGGATGAGGGCAAAAGCCAGCGCGGCGATCGCATCGTCGAACGCTACCTTAACCCGCGCGGCTTCCGCATTCTGGCGGCGCTGGATCAGGTGGCCGGTAAGCACGGCACCTCCCCGGCGCAGGTCTCGCTGGCCTGGCTGATTGCGCGCCCGAGCATCACCGCGCCGATCGTCAGCGCCACCTCGTTGCCGCAGCTGGATGAGTTGGTCAGCGCCACCCACCTGACGCTGGATGCGGACGACATCCAGGCGCTGAACCACGCCAGCGCCGGGTAA
- a CDS encoding MdtA/MuxA family multidrug efflux RND transporter periplasmic adaptor subunit, with the protein MNAKPQRRSLMLRLLVAAIVAIVAVLIWRHFNAAPPAAETQAAARPAGGAKGAAAGGKRRGNLSPVQVATATQQSVPSYLIGLGTVTAANTVTVTSRVDGQLMTLHFTEGQQVKAGDLLAEIDPRPFQVQLTQAQGQLAKDQATLANARRDLARYQQLVKTNLVSRQELDTQASLVQQTEGSIKADQGAVDSAQLQLTYSKIIAPISGRVGLKQVDMGNYITSGSTAIVVITQTHPIDVVFTLPESTISDIMKAQKAGPVSVEAWGRTNKTLLAQGNLLSLDNQIDTTTGTIKLKAQYANQDDALFPNQFVNARLKVATLQNAIVVPTAAVQMGNEGNFVWTMDDENKVSKRLVTVGIEDSQNVVIASGLNAGQRVVTDGIDQLTEGMKVEVVTPQTKAAGGNAAPHAKREKA; encoded by the coding sequence ATGAATGCAAAACCCCAACGTCGTTCCCTGATGCTGCGCCTGCTGGTTGCCGCCATCGTGGCCATTGTCGCCGTGCTGATTTGGCGTCATTTCAACGCCGCGCCGCCGGCCGCTGAAACACAAGCGGCTGCCCGCCCTGCCGGCGGTGCCAAAGGAGCGGCCGCCGGTGGCAAACGCCGCGGCAATCTGTCGCCGGTTCAGGTGGCCACGGCCACGCAGCAATCCGTGCCGAGCTATCTGATCGGGCTGGGCACCGTCACCGCCGCCAATACCGTTACCGTCACCAGCCGGGTCGACGGCCAACTGATGACGTTGCACTTCACCGAAGGGCAGCAGGTGAAAGCCGGCGATCTGCTGGCGGAAATCGATCCCCGGCCATTCCAGGTCCAGTTGACCCAGGCTCAGGGGCAGCTGGCGAAGGATCAGGCGACGCTGGCCAACGCCCGGCGCGATCTGGCCCGCTACCAGCAACTGGTGAAAACCAATCTGGTCTCTCGCCAGGAGCTGGACACGCAGGCCTCGCTGGTGCAGCAGACCGAAGGGTCCATCAAGGCCGATCAGGGCGCGGTGGACAGCGCTCAGCTGCAGCTGACCTACAGCAAAATCATCGCCCCGATCTCCGGCCGCGTGGGCCTCAAACAGGTCGATATGGGCAACTACATCACCAGCGGCTCCACCGCCATCGTGGTGATCACGCAAACGCATCCGATCGACGTGGTGTTCACGCTGCCGGAAAGCACCATCAGCGACATCATGAAGGCGCAAAAGGCCGGCCCGGTCAGCGTCGAAGCCTGGGGGCGCACCAACAAGACCCTGTTGGCGCAGGGCAATCTGCTCAGCCTGGATAACCAGATAGACACCACCACCGGCACCATCAAGCTGAAGGCGCAGTACGCCAACCAGGACGACGCGCTGTTCCCCAATCAGTTCGTCAATGCGCGGCTGAAAGTCGCCACGTTGCAAAACGCCATCGTGGTGCCGACCGCCGCCGTGCAGATGGGCAACGAAGGCAACTTCGTCTGGACGATGGACGATGAGAATAAAGTCAGCAAACGCCTGGTCACCGTCGGCATTGAAGACAGCCAAAACGTGGTCATCGCCAGCGGCCTGAACGCCGGGCAACGCGTGGTGACCGACGGCATCGACCAACTGACGGAGGGCATGAAGGTTGAGGTGGTGACGCCGCAAACCAAAGCGGCCGGCGGCAACGCCGCACCGCACGCCAAGCGGGAGAAAGCCTGA
- a CDS encoding MdtB/MuxB family multidrug efflux RND transporter permease subunit, translated as MQVMTPNPGGGPSRLFILRPVATTLLMVAILLAGIIGYRALPVSALPEVDYPTIQVVTLYPGASPDVVTSAITAPLERQFGQMSGLKQMLSQNSGGASVITLQFQLALSLDIAEQEVQAAINSATNLLPTDLPYPPIYSKVNPADPPILTLAVTSTAMPMTQVEDMVETRVAQKISQVTGVGLVTLSGGQRPAVRVKLNAPAMAANGLDSETVRTAITAANVNSAKGSLDGPTRSVTLSANDQMKSADEYRRLIVAYKNGAPIRLQDIATVEQGAENTRLAAWANKQPAIVLNIQRQPGVNVITTADSIREMLPTLIKSLPKSVDVKVLTDRTTTIRASVSDVQFELLLAIALVVMVIYVFLRNVPATIIPSVAVPLSLVGTFAAMYFLGFSINNLTLMALTIATGFVVDDAIVVIENISRYIEKGEKPLDAALKGAGEIGFTIISLTFSLVAVLIPLLFMGDIVGRLFREFAVTLAVAILISAVVSLTLTPMMCARLLSHESLRKQNRFSAASERFFERVIAGYGRWLKVVLAHQWLTLCVALSTLAVTVLLYLFIPKGFFPIQDNGLIQGTLEAPQSVSFSKMAVLQQQVAAQMLQDPAVESLTSFIGVDGTNAALNSGRLQINLKPLSERSDSLQTIIDRMQEKAAALPGLKLYLQPVQDLTIDTQVSRTQYQFTLQAMSLEQLSQWVPQLVDELRQTPELQDVSSDWQDQGLEAYINVDRDSASRLGIQMSDVDSALYNAFGQRLISTIYTQANQYRVVLEHDVQATPGLAALNDIRLTSSTGAVVPLNTLAKIEQRNGPLAINHLDQFPATTVSFNVAEGYSLEEAVNAITQVEKTLAMPKDITTKFQGATLAFQAALGSTLWLILAAVVAMYIVLGVLYESFIHPVTILSTLPTAGVGALLALMLAGSELDVIAIIGIILLIGIVKKNAIMMIDFALAAEREQGMKPYDAIYQACLLRFRPILMTTLAALLGALPLMLSTGVGAELRRPLGICMVGGLIMSQILTLFTTPVIYLLFDKLARNTHAKEEARETP; from the coding sequence ATGCAGGTGATGACGCCGAACCCCGGCGGCGGCCCGTCCCGCCTGTTTATTCTGCGCCCGGTCGCCACCACGCTGCTGATGGTGGCGATCCTGCTGGCGGGGATCATCGGCTACCGCGCGCTGCCGGTTTCCGCCCTGCCGGAAGTGGACTATCCGACCATTCAGGTGGTGACGCTGTACCCCGGCGCCAGCCCGGACGTGGTGACCTCCGCCATCACCGCGCCGCTGGAGCGCCAGTTCGGCCAGATGTCCGGCCTCAAGCAGATGCTGTCACAGAACTCCGGCGGTGCCTCGGTGATCACCCTGCAATTCCAGCTGGCGCTGTCGCTGGATATTGCCGAGCAGGAGGTGCAGGCGGCGATCAACTCCGCCACCAACCTGCTGCCGACCGATCTGCCCTATCCGCCAATCTACAGCAAGGTTAACCCCGCCGATCCCCCGATCCTGACGCTGGCCGTCACCTCCACCGCCATGCCGATGACGCAGGTGGAAGACATGGTGGAAACCCGCGTGGCGCAAAAAATTTCCCAGGTGACCGGCGTCGGTCTGGTCACCCTTTCCGGCGGCCAGCGCCCGGCGGTACGCGTGAAGCTCAACGCGCCGGCCATGGCGGCCAACGGGCTCGACAGCGAAACCGTACGCACCGCCATCACGGCCGCCAACGTCAACTCCGCCAAAGGCAGCCTGGACGGCCCGACCCGCTCGGTCACCCTGTCCGCTAACGATCAGATGAAGTCCGCCGATGAGTACCGGCGGCTGATCGTCGCCTACAAAAACGGCGCGCCGATCCGCCTGCAGGACATCGCCACCGTCGAACAGGGTGCGGAAAACACCCGGCTGGCGGCCTGGGCCAACAAGCAGCCGGCGATCGTGCTGAACATTCAGCGCCAGCCCGGCGTCAACGTCATCACCACCGCCGACAGCATTCGCGAAATGCTGCCGACGCTGATTAAAAGCCTGCCCAAGTCGGTCGACGTCAAAGTGCTGACCGATCGCACCACCACCATTCGCGCCTCGGTCAGCGACGTGCAGTTCGAGCTGCTGCTGGCGATCGCGCTGGTGGTGATGGTGATTTACGTGTTCCTGCGCAACGTGCCGGCAACCATTATCCCCAGCGTGGCGGTGCCGCTGTCGCTGGTCGGCACCTTCGCCGCCATGTACTTCCTCGGTTTCTCCATCAACAACCTGACGCTGATGGCGCTGACCATCGCCACCGGCTTCGTGGTGGACGACGCCATCGTGGTGATCGAGAACATCTCGCGCTACATCGAGAAAGGCGAAAAACCGCTCGACGCCGCGCTGAAAGGGGCCGGCGAAATCGGCTTCACCATCATCTCGCTGACCTTCTCGCTGGTGGCGGTGCTGATCCCGCTGCTGTTCATGGGCGACATCGTCGGCCGCCTGTTCCGCGAGTTCGCCGTGACGCTGGCGGTGGCGATTCTGATCTCCGCCGTGGTGTCGCTGACGCTGACGCCGATGATGTGCGCCCGCCTGTTGAGCCATGAGTCGCTGCGCAAGCAGAACCGTTTCTCCGCTGCCTCGGAACGTTTCTTCGAACGCGTGATCGCCGGCTACGGCCGCTGGCTGAAAGTCGTGCTCGCCCACCAGTGGCTGACGCTGTGCGTGGCGTTGAGCACCCTGGCCGTCACCGTGCTGCTCTACCTGTTCATTCCCAAAGGCTTCTTCCCGATTCAGGACAACGGCCTGATCCAGGGCACGCTGGAAGCGCCGCAGTCGGTGTCGTTCAGCAAAATGGCGGTGCTGCAACAGCAGGTCGCCGCGCAGATGCTGCAAGATCCGGCGGTAGAGAGCCTGACCTCGTTTATCGGCGTCGACGGCACCAACGCCGCCCTCAACAGCGGCCGGCTGCAGATCAACCTGAAGCCGCTGAGCGAACGCAGCGACAGCCTGCAGACCATCATCGACCGGATGCAGGAGAAGGCGGCAGCGCTGCCCGGCCTGAAGCTCTATCTGCAACCGGTGCAGGATCTGACCATCGACACCCAGGTCAGCCGCACGCAGTACCAGTTCACCCTGCAGGCGATGTCCCTCGAGCAGCTCAGCCAATGGGTGCCGCAGCTGGTCGACGAGCTGCGGCAGACGCCCGAGCTGCAGGACGTCAGCAGCGACTGGCAGGATCAGGGGCTGGAGGCCTATATCAACGTCGATCGCGACTCGGCGTCGCGCCTCGGCATCCAGATGAGCGACGTGGACAGCGCGCTGTACAACGCCTTCGGCCAGCGCCTGATCTCCACCATCTACACCCAGGCCAACCAGTACCGCGTGGTGCTGGAGCATGACGTGCAGGCGACGCCGGGGCTGGCGGCGCTGAACGATATCCGCCTCACCAGCAGTACCGGCGCCGTGGTGCCGCTGAATACCCTCGCCAAAATCGAACAGCGCAACGGGCCGCTGGCGATCAACCACCTCGATCAGTTCCCGGCGACCACCGTCTCCTTCAACGTGGCGGAGGGCTACTCGCTGGAAGAAGCGGTCAACGCCATTACCCAGGTCGAGAAGACCCTGGCGATGCCGAAAGACATCACCACCAAATTCCAGGGCGCGACCCTGGCCTTCCAGGCGGCGCTCGGCAGCACGCTGTGGCTGATCCTGGCGGCGGTGGTGGCGATGTATATCGTGCTGGGCGTGCTGTATGAAAGCTTCATCCATCCGGTCACCATCCTCTCCACCCTGCCGACCGCCGGGGTTGGCGCGCTGCTGGCGCTGATGCTGGCGGGCAGCGAGCTGGACGTGATCGCCATCATCGGTATTATCCTGCTGATCGGCATCGTGAAGAAAAACGCCATCATGATGATCGACTTCGCCCTGGCCGCCGAACGCGAGCAGGGCATGAAGCCCTATGACGCCATCTATCAGGCCTGCCTGCTGCGTTTTAGGCCGATCCTGATGACCACGCTGGCCGCCCTGCTTGGCGCGCTGCCGCTGATGCTCAGCACCGGCGTCGGCGCGGAGCTGCGCCGGCCGCTCGGCATCTGCATGGTCGGCGGCCTGATCATGAGCCAGATCCTGACGCTGTTCACCACCCCGGTGATTTACCTGCTGTTCGATAAACTGGCGCGCAACACCCACGCCAAAGAAGAAGCGCGGGAGACACCGTGA
- the mdtC gene encoding multidrug efflux RND transporter permease subunit MdtC, whose translation MKFFSLFIFRPVATILLTLAIALAGALGFSLLPVAPLPQVDYPVISVTATLPGADPETMATSVATPLERALSRIAGVNEMTSMSSLGSTRVILQFDLSRDINGAARDVQAAINAAQSLLPSGMPSRPTYRQMNPSDAPIMILTLTSDTYSQGQLYDFASTQLAQKIAQTEGVGDVTVGGSSLPAVRVELNPSALFNQGVSLDSVRQAISNANLRTPLGSAESQDKRWQIQSNDQIKKAEGYKPLIVHYNNGSAVRLSDVANVIDSVQDVRNAGMTNAQPAILLVVSRSPDANIIATVDRIRAELPDLEASIPASIKLNIAQDRSPTIRASLAEVEQSLVIAIALVILVVFAFLRSGRATLIPAVAVPVSLIGTFAAMYLCGFSLNNLSLMALTIATGFVVDDAIVVLENISRHVEAGIKPLQAALQGIREVGFTVLSMSMSLVAVFIPLLLMEGLPGRLFREFAVTLSVSIGLSLIISLTLTPMMCAYLLRPQTERAQQRVRGFGKLLMKLQQGYGRSLHWVLDHARWVLAILLATVALNVWLYISIPKTFFPEQDTGRLMGSIQADQSISFQAMRQKLQDFMTIVRDDPAVDNVTGFTGGSRTNSGSMFIALKPLSERKESAQQVIARLRAKLAKEPGASLFLMAVQDIRVGGRQANASYQYTLLSDDLSALRTWEPKIRTALAALPELADVNSDQQDKGSEMDLIYDRDTMSRLGISVSDANNLLNNAFGQRQISTIYQPLNQYKVVMEVAPPYTQDVSSLDKMFIINSEGKAIPLSYFAHWQPANTPLAVNHQGLSAASTISFNLPLGASLGDATDAVTRAMTQLGVPPTVRGAFAGTAQVFQDTLKSQVILILAAIATVYIVLGVLYESYIHPLTILSTLPSAGVGALLALELFGAPFSLIALIGIMLLIGIVKKNAIMMVDFALEAQRNGGISAREAIFQASLLRFRPIMMTTLAALFGALPLVLISGDGAELRQPLGITIAGGLVMSQLLTLYTTPVVYLYFDRLQAKFRRNKQLAPLPH comes from the coding sequence GTGAAATTCTTCTCGCTGTTTATCTTCCGGCCGGTGGCCACCATCCTGCTGACGCTGGCGATCGCGCTGGCGGGCGCGCTGGGCTTCAGCCTGCTGCCCGTCGCGCCGCTGCCGCAGGTGGACTACCCGGTGATCTCCGTCACCGCAACCTTGCCGGGCGCCGATCCGGAAACCATGGCGACCTCGGTCGCCACCCCGCTGGAGCGCGCGCTCAGCCGCATCGCCGGGGTTAACGAAATGACTTCGATGAGCTCGCTCGGCAGCACCCGCGTGATCCTGCAGTTCGATCTCAGCCGCGACATCAACGGCGCGGCGCGCGACGTGCAGGCGGCGATCAACGCCGCGCAAAGCCTGCTGCCCTCCGGCATGCCGAGCCGCCCGACCTATCGGCAGATGAACCCGTCGGACGCGCCGATCATGATCCTGACGCTCACCTCCGACACCTACAGCCAGGGGCAACTTTACGACTTCGCCTCCACCCAGCTGGCGCAGAAAATCGCCCAGACCGAGGGCGTCGGCGACGTCACCGTCGGCGGCAGCTCGCTGCCTGCGGTGCGGGTGGAGCTGAACCCTTCCGCGCTGTTTAACCAGGGCGTATCGCTGGACAGCGTGCGCCAGGCCATCAGCAACGCCAACCTGCGCACGCCGCTCGGCTCGGCCGAAAGCCAGGACAAGCGCTGGCAGATCCAGAGCAACGACCAGATCAAGAAGGCCGAGGGCTACAAGCCGCTGATTGTGCATTACAACAACGGCTCCGCCGTCCGGCTGAGCGACGTCGCCAACGTCATCGACTCGGTGCAGGACGTGCGCAACGCCGGGATGACCAACGCCCAACCGGCGATCCTGCTGGTGGTCAGCCGCTCGCCGGACGCCAACATCATCGCCACCGTCGATCGCATCCGCGCCGAGCTGCCCGATCTGGAGGCCAGCATTCCGGCCTCGATCAAGCTGAACATCGCGCAGGATCGCTCGCCGACCATTCGCGCCTCGCTGGCGGAAGTGGAGCAATCGCTGGTCATCGCCATCGCGCTGGTGATCCTGGTGGTGTTCGCCTTCCTGCGCTCCGGCCGCGCCACGCTGATCCCCGCCGTCGCGGTGCCGGTGTCGTTGATCGGCACCTTCGCCGCCATGTACCTGTGCGGTTTCAGCCTCAACAACCTGTCGCTGATGGCGCTGACCATCGCCACCGGCTTCGTGGTGGACGACGCCATCGTGGTGCTGGAAAACATTTCCCGCCACGTGGAAGCCGGCATCAAGCCGCTGCAGGCGGCGCTGCAAGGGATACGCGAGGTCGGCTTTACCGTGCTTTCGATGAGCATGTCGCTGGTGGCGGTATTCATTCCGCTGCTGCTGATGGAGGGGCTGCCGGGGCGCCTGTTCCGCGAGTTCGCCGTTACCCTGTCGGTGTCTATCGGGCTGTCGCTGATCATCTCGCTGACGCTCACGCCGATGATGTGCGCCTACCTGCTGCGCCCGCAAACGGAACGCGCGCAGCAGCGCGTGCGCGGCTTCGGCAAGCTGTTGATGAAACTGCAGCAGGGCTACGGCCGCTCGCTGCACTGGGTGCTCGACCATGCCCGCTGGGTGCTGGCGATCCTGCTGGCGACGGTGGCGCTGAACGTCTGGCTGTATATCAGCATCCCGAAAACCTTCTTCCCGGAACAGGATACCGGCCGTCTGATGGGGTCGATTCAGGCCGATCAGAGCATTTCGTTCCAGGCCATGCGCCAGAAACTGCAGGATTTCATGACCATCGTGCGCGACGATCCGGCGGTGGATAACGTCACCGGCTTCACCGGCGGTTCGCGCACCAACAGCGGTTCGATGTTCATCGCGCTTAAACCGCTGTCCGAACGCAAAGAGAGCGCGCAGCAGGTGATCGCTCGACTGCGCGCCAAGCTGGCGAAAGAGCCCGGCGCCAGCCTGTTCCTGATGGCGGTGCAGGATATCCGTGTCGGCGGCCGGCAGGCCAACGCCAGCTATCAGTACACGCTGCTGTCGGACGATTTGAGCGCCCTGCGCACCTGGGAGCCGAAAATCCGCACCGCGCTGGCCGCCCTGCCGGAGCTGGCGGACGTCAACTCGGATCAGCAGGATAAAGGCTCGGAGATGGATCTGATTTACGATCGCGACACCATGTCGCGCCTCGGCATCTCGGTGTCCGACGCCAACAACCTGTTGAACAACGCCTTCGGCCAACGGCAGATCTCGACCATCTATCAGCCGCTCAACCAATACAAGGTGGTGATGGAAGTGGCGCCTCCTTACACCCAGGACGTGAGTTCGCTGGACAAAATGTTCATCATCAACAGCGAAGGCAAGGCGATACCGCTCTCCTATTTCGCGCATTGGCAGCCGGCCAATACGCCGCTGGCGGTCAACCACCAGGGGCTGTCCGCCGCCTCCACCATCTCGTTCAACCTGCCGCTCGGGGCCAGCCTGGGCGACGCCACCGACGCCGTCACCCGCGCCATGACCCAGCTCGGCGTACCGCCTACGGTGCGCGGCGCCTTCGCCGGCACCGCCCAAGTGTTCCAGGACACCCTGAAATCGCAGGTGATCCTGATCCTGGCGGCGATCGCCACGGTGTACATCGTGCTCGGCGTGCTGTACGAGAGCTATATCCATCCGCTGACCATCCTCTCCACGCTGCCTTCCGCCGGCGTGGGCGCGCTGCTGGCGCTCGAGCTGTTCGGCGCGCCGTTCAGCCTGATTGCGCTGATCGGCATCATGCTGCTGATCGGCATCGTGAAGAAAAACGCCATCATGATGGTCGACTTCGCGCTCGAGGCGCAGCGCAACGGCGGCATCAGCGCCCGCGAGGCGATTTTCCAGGCCAGCCTGCTGCGTTTCCGGCCGATCATGATGACCACGCTGGCGGCGTTGTTCGGCGCGCTGCCGCTGGTGCTGATCAGCGGCGACGGCGCGGAGCTGCGCCAGCCGCTCGGCATCACCATTGCCGGCGGCCTAGTGATGAGCCAGCTGCTGACGCTGTACACCACGCCGGTGGTCTATCTTTACTTCGACCGGCTGCAGGCGAAGTTCCGCCGCAACAAGCAACTGGCCCCGCTGCCACACTAA